One genomic segment of Stigmatopora argus isolate UIUO_Sarg chromosome 1, RoL_Sarg_1.0, whole genome shotgun sequence includes these proteins:
- the tcf15 gene encoding transcription factor 15 isoform X1, translating into MGNKLNRGSRGSELVTPGQNPPGGNPQTRNLASRFYSDVHIASEDDDNRSESDDSSGQLYCGIGGGVKRARIPADGDSGSPGVMKQRSAANARERGRTQSVNSAFTALRTLIPTEPEDRKLSKIETLRLASSYISHLANVLLLEDGCADGQPCIDAVHAQAAGDKSAKQPRTICTFCLSNQRKGDSNECLKMRRLGQLRLRR; encoded by the exons atgggaaACAAACtgaataggggctctcgaggatcgGAGTTGGTCACCCCTGGTCAGAACCCACCTGGAGGGAACCCTCAAACCCGGAACT TGGCCTCGCGCTTCTATTCCGACGTGCACATCGCGTCCGAGGACGACGACAACCGCAGCGAGAGCGACGACAGCTCGGGCCAACTGTACTGCGGCATCGGCGGTGGCGTGAAACGAGCCAGGATCCCCGCGGACGGCGACTCCGGCAGCCCGGGGGTGATGAAGCAGCGCAGTGCGGCCAACGCCAGGGAACGCGGCCGGACCCAGAGCGTCAACAGCGCCTTCACGGCCCTCAGGACCCTCATCCCCACAGAGCCGGAGGACAGGAAGCTGTCCAAGATCGAGACCCTGCGCCTGGCCTCCAGCTACATTTCCCACCTGGCCAACGTGCTTCTCCTCGAGGACGGCTGCGCGGATGGTCAGCCGTGTATCGACGCGGTCCACGCGCAGGCAGCTGGGGACAAGAGCGCCAAGCAGCCGAGGACCATCTGCACTTTCTGCTTGAGCAACCAGAGAAAAGGG GACAGCAACGAGTGTTTGAAGATGCGCAGACTTGGCCAGCTGCGACTGAGACGCTGA
- the tcf15 gene encoding transcription factor 15 isoform X2, producing the protein MTFAMLRPVASRFYSDVHIASEDDDNRSESDDSSGQLYCGIGGGVKRARIPADGDSGSPGVMKQRSAANARERGRTQSVNSAFTALRTLIPTEPEDRKLSKIETLRLASSYISHLANVLLLEDGCADGQPCIDAVHAQAAGDKSAKQPRTICTFCLSNQRKGDSNECLKMRRLGQLRLRR; encoded by the exons ATGACGTTTGCCATGCTGCGCCCAGTGGCCTCGCGCTTCTATTCCGACGTGCACATCGCGTCCGAGGACGACGACAACCGCAGCGAGAGCGACGACAGCTCGGGCCAACTGTACTGCGGCATCGGCGGTGGCGTGAAACGAGCCAGGATCCCCGCGGACGGCGACTCCGGCAGCCCGGGGGTGATGAAGCAGCGCAGTGCGGCCAACGCCAGGGAACGCGGCCGGACCCAGAGCGTCAACAGCGCCTTCACGGCCCTCAGGACCCTCATCCCCACAGAGCCGGAGGACAGGAAGCTGTCCAAGATCGAGACCCTGCGCCTGGCCTCCAGCTACATTTCCCACCTGGCCAACGTGCTTCTCCTCGAGGACGGCTGCGCGGATGGTCAGCCGTGTATCGACGCGGTCCACGCGCAGGCAGCTGGGGACAAGAGCGCCAAGCAGCCGAGGACCATCTGCACTTTCTGCTTGAGCAACCAGAGAAAAGGG GACAGCAACGAGTGTTTGAAGATGCGCAGACTTGGCCAGCTGCGACTGAGACGCTGA